TCCTATCTCCTCTAAAGTCCTATCGCTTTCATCAGGCATCAGACCAAATCTCATTCTAATAACGGCTTTTTCCCTTTCGTTTAATTGATCCAAGACATCTTCTATTTGATGTTTTAAATCCTCTTTAAGAATTGCCTCAAGAGGATTTACGGTACTTTTATCCTCTATAAAATCACCAAACTTACCGTCCTCGTCACTTCCTATAGGAGCTTCAAGACTTATAGGCTCTTTGGTTATTTTAATAACGTTTTTGACTTTATCTACACTTAATCCCACCTCTTTGGCTATAGTTTCTACATCAGGCTCTTTTCCAGTCTCTTGTAGATGTTTTCTTATTATTTTGTTAATTCTGTTTATAGTTTCAATCATATGGATAGGTATTCTTATAGTTCTTGCCTGATCCGCAATCGCTCTAGATATTGCCTGTCTTATCCACCATGTAGCATAAGTAGAAAATTTATATCCCTTTTTGTATTCAAATTTATCAACTGCTTTCATCAAACCAATATTTCCCTCTTGGATCAGATCCAAAAACGGCAATCCTCTATTGGTATATCTTTTAGCGATGGAAACCACAAGTCTTAAGTTTGATTTGGCCATTCTGGTTTTGGCCTCTTCACTTATCTTTTTTCCTCTTTTAATCTGTTCTAATATTTCTTGAAGCTTTTCAGGTTCAAGGTTAAAACCTTTTTTACTTGCCTCTTTAGCTAAAAATAGCTTTTTAATATCCATATATGTGCTCACCATGGTTGCTTCAGGTACGGCTGCGGCAATATCTTCTTTACTCATATTTGTTATATTTTTCAAAATCTTTCTATGGTTTTCTCTTAGATGTTCGTTAAATAGAGGCAATTTATACTCTAATCTTTTTAGCTCTTTTTCAAATCCTTCGTCACTTTTTAGAGCCGTTTCTATAGATTTTACAAGTTCATTTATGAGTTTACTAGTAGGGCCTAGTTCCATCAGTTTTTCTTTTAAGATCTTTTTTTTGTACGTTAAAAGTAATTGGTGATATAACTTCTCCTCATCGCTTGCATCTTTCGGAACTTCTTTGTCTCTAACTTTTAACCAATCCTTTTTTGCTTTTTCTAAAGCTTTGAAGGCTTCTATAACCTTTTTTTCTCTCTTGGTTCTTTTACTATTTTGTTTATCTTCTGCGCTTTCATCACTATCTTCGTTTTCATCTTCTTCCTCAAAACTTTTAAATAGCTCTTTTACTCTTCTTTCTCTGTTGATTAAAGGTTCTTTATAATCAAGTATAAAATCTATTAAATAAGGGATTGAACATATAGCGTCTAGTATAATATCTTCGCCAATTTCTATCTTTTTTGATAGTTCAATCTCTTCCTCTTTTGTAAGAAGAGGAATCTGTCCCATCTCTCTTAAATACATTCTAACCGGACTATCGCTTCTGCTCCATTCAAGAAGCTCTTTTTCTTTCATAAGATCGAACTCTTCCGCTAGCTCTTCTTCCGATAGACTCTTTTTTGCTTCCTCTTTTTTTTCTTTTTCTTCAATATTTAAAAGTTTCGCCGCTTCAGCAGATGTGATAAGCTTTACGTTATATTTGTCAGTTAAAGACTTAACTTTTTTTGCTTGAGCCAAAGTAGGCTGTTTATCGAAAGCTTCCACAACCTTTTCATATGTCAAATTGGAGTTTTTGTGCTCTTCAAAAAGCTCTTCAAGTTTTTTATTTAGGTTTTTTGTTTTGGAAGTAGTTGTTTTAGTAGCAGCCATATTGAGTTTGCTCCTTATAAAATTTGTCTAATGCCCAAATCTTGCCCGATTATACACAAAAATATTTAAAAAATAATTAATAATTTTAATTATATTAAACTTACTTGAATGAAAGTTTTATTTTTTTTCAATTTTTGGTAAAATCACTTAAATTTTTTAAGGCTGGAAGGAATTTGATATGAATATTATAACAGGTAAGGTTTGGAAATTTGGTGACAATATAGATACCGATCTTATCATAGCTGCACGATATCTTACAACTTCGGATCCCCATGAACTTGCAAAACATGTTATGGAAGACGCAGATCCTGAGTTTGCAAAAAAAATGAATCCTGGTGATATTATTGTGGCGGGAGAAAATTTTGGTTGCGGAAGTAGCCGAGAGCATGCCCCAATAGCTTTGAAGGCTGCAGGAGTAGCTGCAGTGGTAGCAAAAAGTTTTGCAAGAATATTTTATAGAAACGCATTTAATATGGGATTGCCGATTTTTGAGTTAAAAGATTCCGATAAGATAAATGAAGGAGATTTGATCTCAATCGATATGGATAAAGGAATCATCAAAGATGTCAATAAAAATATAGAGTATAAATTCTCTCCTATACCGCCTTTTATGCAAGAACTTCTTGCTTGTGGCGGTCTTATAAATTATGCAAAAGCGGAGATGTTAAAAAAGGGTGAGTAGTTAACTGATTGAGTTGTTTGCTTATTGTTATCGAATAACCTTTTTAACTAAAACTATGGAGGAAAGATGAGAAAATACAAAATAGCCGTTATCAAAGGTGACGGTATAGGTCCCGAGATTGTAGATGAAGCTATAAAAGTACTAGATGCCGTAAGTGTGAAAGAGGGTTTTGAGCTCTCTTACAAAGAGTATCTGATGGGTGGGGCCGCTTACGACGTTTTTGGTGATCCTCTACCGGAAGAGACTGTAGAGGGGGCTAAAAATGCTGATGCTATACTTTTTGGAGCTATCGGCGGTGAGAAATGGGACAGTTTACCTAGAGACAAAAGACCCGAAACCGGGCTTTTGAAACTTAGGAAAGCTCTTGGCGTATATGCAAATTTAAGACCTGTTACCGTATATGACGAACTTATCAATGCAAGTACTTTAAAACCGGAAGTTATAAAAGGTGTGGACCTTTTAGTGGTGAGAGAACTAATAGGCGGTATATACTTTGGTCAGCCAAGAGCGTTTGAGGAGGATAGAGCTTATAACACGATGGTTTATACTAAAGCAGAGATTGAAAGAATCGCAAAGATCGCTTTTGAGATAGCTCAAAAAAGAAGGCTCAAAGTTACATCTGTAGATAAAGCTAATGTGCTAGAAGTGAGTCAGCTTTGGAGAGAGACCGTAGAAGAGGTTGCTAAAGATTATCCTGAAGTTACGCTAGAACATATGTATGTAGATAATGCGGCTATGCAACTAGTTCGCGATCCGAAACAGTTTGACGTTATCTTAACCGGAAATATTTTCGGTGATATTTTAAGCGATGAAGCTAGTATGTTAAGCGGTTCTATCGGTCTTTTGCCAAGTGCTTCGGTGGGCGATAAACACGGACTTTATGAGCCTATTCATGGAAGCGCACCGGATATAGCCGGACAGGGTATTGCAAACCCTATAGCTACGATTGCTAGCGCTAGTATGATGTTAAGATATCAAGTTGGAGAAGATAAAGCGGCAGATAGAATAGATAGAGCTATAAAGAGAGTTTTGAAAGAGGGTTACAGAACAAAAGATTTAAGCGGTTTTGACGCCAAAGAGATAGTTACCACAAACGAGATGGGCTCGCTAATAGCGCAATATGCTTCCGAAGATTAAAAACGGGGAGCTTTTCCCCGATTATGAAACATTTCTTCCAAAAAATCTTCAAAAAGAGATTGGTTTTTTAAAAGATTTCTTCAAACCTTATACGGATAGAGTCTATCTTGTAGGCGGTGCTGTTAGAGATATGATAAGAAAAAGATATCATAAAGAAAATATAGAGATTGTTGATCTAGATATTGAGGTATATGGAGTTGATAAAACTTTTTTCGAATCTCTTATGCAAAAACTAAATGCTAAAGGGGTCGGCAAGTCGTTTTTCGTATATAAATATAAAGAAAACATTGATATATCTCTTCCTAGGGTTGAAAGTAAAATCGGCAAAGGGCATAAAGGTTTCAAAGTGGAGCTTGCTAAAAGCGAGAAAGAGGCTTCTAGGAGGCGTGATTTTAAGATGAACGCTTTGATGTTAAATATATTTGATGGAAAGATTTTGGATTTTTGGGGAGGAATTGAGGATATATTTAAAAAAAGAATATCCATTATCGATGAAGAAAAATTCAAAGAAGATAGCCTAAGAGTCTTAAGAGCTATGCAGTTTAGCGCTAGATTTGGCTATAAGATAGAGAAAAAATCTTGTGAAATTATGAAAGATATAGAGCTAAATGATCTCAGCAGCGAGAGGATTTTTTGGGAATTTGAGAAGATGTTCAAAGCTAAAAATCTCCATTTTGGCCTCTATTATCTTTTAGTTTTAGGCATTTTTAAAAAGATTTTTAATCTAGAACCAAATAGAGATTTTTTTTTCAGAACTGCTTTTGAACTTGCCAAAAATCGACATCTTTTTGAAAAAGAGATCTATAAGTTCTATTTTTTATATATTATTGGAAAAAATCTTCATAAAAACTTTTTCTATTTTTTGGATATTTTAAAAACCCCTAATGAGTATTATAAAATCTTTAAAAGACAAAAACATTTGCCAAGAAGCAGAAGTGATCGTTTTTTGGTTGCACTTTCGATAATTTATCCTCTAAAAAACTGGTTAGGAAATTATAAAGAAGATGTTAAAATTAGAGCGAAAAAATTAGGTTTTTGGGATAGAAGTTTTGATGGTGGAATATATCCTAAAGAGCTTTTAAAAAAAGGATTTATCGGTAAAGAGCTAGGGACTGAGCTAAAAAGAAGAAGACTTGATATGATAAGAAAAAATTTCAAAGGAAAAGAATGAGAAACTATAGAGTTTTGATAGATTGCAAAGATGAGAAAGGACTAGTTTTTAAAGTTTCTAAAATATTTTTTGAAAATAGTTTAAATATTGAAAAAAATGACGAGTTCGTCGATAAAACAAACGGAAAATTTTTTATGAGAAGCGAAGTAAGCGGCAAAATAGATAAAAACCTTCTTGAAAACTCTTTAAAAGAGGCGTTGCCGGCTGAGGCTAACATAAAGGTAATTGAGCCTAGAAGAAAAAAGATTGTTTTAATGGCGACTAAAGAATCGCATGTCTTAGGAGATATTCTTATCCGCCATTATGATGGGGAATTAGAAGCGGATATCGTTGCTGTTATATCAAATTATGATATTTTAAGACCTCTTGTTGAGAAGTTTGGAATCGACTATTTTCACGTTCCCGTAGAGACACTTCAAAGAAGTGAGCACGAAGAGAAAATTTTGGCACTTCTTGAGATGTTTGAAAAGATAGATTATATAGTATTGGCAAAATATATGAGGATTTTAACGCCAGATTTCGTTCAAAAATATGAAAACAAAATCATCAATATCCACCACTCTTTTTTGCCGGCTTTTATAGGAGCCAATCCTTACAAACAAGCGTATGATAGGGGTGTTAAGATTATAGGGGCTACGGCGCATTTTGTAAACAATAATCTTGATGAAGGACCTATTATAGCTCAAGACGTGATACACGTAGATCACACATATTCCTGGCAGGATATGAGAAATGCTGGTAGAGACGTTGAAAAAGTGGTTCTTGCCAAAGCGTTGAAACTTGCTTTAGAAGATAGAATTTTCGTATATGCGAACAAGACGGTAATATTTTAGTAGTCCGAAATCTAAAATGTTTAACATAGTTTTAGTAAATCCTCAAATCCCGCCAAATACCGGAAATATAGGTAGACTTTGTGTTAATACTAACTCAACTTTGCATTTAGTAAAGCCCTTAGGATTTGATATAAGCGAAAAAGCGGTTAAAAGGGCAGGGTTGGACTACTGGGAAAAGCTTGATTTGGTTATTTGGGAGAGTTTAGAAGAGTTTTATAAAGAGAATAAAAAGTATCTTGATAGATTTTTTTTCGCAACTACCAAATCGAAAAAGCCGTATTTTGAGGTTACTTTTAAACCCGGAGATTTTTTAATATTTGGTAGCGAAACCAAAGGTCTTCCTATGGAGTTTATGCGAAAAAATTGGCAAAACGCAATTACTATTCCAATGTGCGAAAACGGAAGAAGTTTAAATCTTTCTGTTAGTGTTGGAATTATTTTATACGAAGCGATAAAACAAAATATTGATAGTTTTTGTGGACATTAGATATTGACGAGGAGGTGAGTATGATGAGTGGGATGATATTTGGAATTGGGAATTAGGAATTGGGAAATTGAATTTTTAATTAAATAGTTTAGTAGGACTATTAGTTATAAAGCAACTTAACTATTTTAACCAATTTCCAATTCCCAATTCCTAATTCCCAATAAACCAAAGGTTTTATATGAAAGAGATTATAGATACTATTGTTGTTATTTTATTTGTTTTATTTATGGTGTGGTTGATAGTTGGTTATCATCACCAAAAAGGACACCATAAAAGAGGAGAGGATGAAGATTGAAATGTATTACAAAATGTGATACAATTTTAAAAAAAAGGATATATAATATGCTTTGTATTAGAGTTGATAAAGAGCTTGAACAGAAGATAGAGACTTTTTCTAAAGAGTTTAATATCACAAAATCAAAGCTTGTAAAAGAGGCTATTAAAGAGTATCTATCTAAAAAAACCCCATATGAGCTGGGGAAAAAATATTTTGGAAAGTATGGAAGCGGCGAAAAAGATTTATCAACAACATACAAATCGAAAATAAAAGAAAAAATATATGGAAAAAATCATAATAGATAGCGGCACAATTATTGCTCTTTTTGATAAAAATGATAAGTTTCATAAAAAAGTTTTGGACTTTTTAAAGGATTTCAAAGGAAAACTCTATTCTACATGGCCCGTCATTACGGAAGTTTCCCATATTTTAGATTTTAATTTGCAAGTGCAGATAGATTTTTTAAAATGGGTTAGCATTGGAGGGATAGAGATCGTCAGTTTAGATAATGAAGATTTAATAAATATTATAAATTATATGGAGAAATATCTTGATGTTCCTATGGATTTGGCAGACTCCTCTTTGATTGTGTTATCAAATAAATTAAATATCGACAAAATTCTAACTATTGATAGAGATTTTTATATTTATAGAAACAGTAAGAAAATTCATCTTGTAAACGTTTTAGAACAATGTAAAGGATAGATATGTTAAAACCGCTTTTAATAGAGATTGGTGTCGAGGAACTTCCTGCACTACCTTTTTTAAAAGAGCTTCCAAATATCGAAAAAAAGTGGGAGAAAATTTTAGAAGAGAACTCTTTAGTTTGCGAATTTGAGTTTTTTTACACTCCAAGAAGGTTGGTTCTGTGGCATCCTAAATTTCCCGTAAAACAGCCAGATTTCGAAGAGGAGCTTTATGGCGCCCCCATTGAGATAGCCTTTAAAGACTCTGAACCTACCAAAGCGGCTTTAAGTTTTGCTAAAAAGTGCGGTGTTGATGTTGCGAGTTTGGGTCGAGCCCAAAAAGGAAACAAAGAGGTTTTGTACTATAAAAGGACTATTAAAGGAAAAGAGGCCAAAGAGCTTTTTGAAGATATGATAGTAAAGTGGCTTAAATCCCTAAATTTCGGAAAAGCTATGAGATGGGGAAGCCTTAAAGAGGAGTTCATAAGGCCTATTAGATGGGCTATAGTAAATCTGGAAAAAGAGTTCTTCGAATATAAAATATACGGTATAAACTCTTCAAACTTCACATACAGCCATAGATCGGTTACGATGGATAAGATAGAACTAAAAGACGCAAAAGATTATTTTGAAAAGCTTGAAAAAAACGGGGTAATTCTCTATCAAGATAAAAGATACGAAAAGATTTTACAAGAGTTTGAAGAACTTGAGAAAAATGAGAGTATCCATATAGAAAAAGATGAAGAGCTTTTAGATGAGGTTGTTGCTATTACCGAGTATCCTACCGCTTTAAAAGGCGAATTTGAGGAGCAATTTTTAGAGCTTCCTCCAGAAGTTATCATCACTAGTATGAAAGGGCATCAAAGATATTTTCCGATATTTAAAAACGGTTCTTTATATAACGGTTTTGTTGTAGTTTCTAATGCTAAAACCGATGATTTTTCGCTAGTTGTAAAAGGAAATGAGAGAGTTTTGAGAGCCAGACTATCAGACGCTCTTTTCTTTTGGGAAAACGATCTTAAAAAAGGACTCGACCCTGAAGGATTGAAAGATGTTACGTTTATGGATGAGCTCGGCTCTTTATTTGACAAAGAGTTAAGAGAGCTAAAAGTTGCTCTAACTCTTTTTGAAAAGTACAAAAATAGACTTATTGAACAAACCTCTTTGAACGAAGGTGAGCTAAAAGCCCTAATAGAAAGAGCGGTTATGCTCTCAAAAGCCGATCTACTGACGGAAATGGTTTATGAATTTACTGAACTTCAGGGGGTTATGGGGTATTATTATGCTCTAAAGCAAAAAGAGGATGAGTTAGTTGCTTTGGCTATTAAAGAGCAGTATTATCCTAAGGGAGAAGATAGCGAGCTTCCTACAACTTTGTTTACTTCATTGATATCTATATCTGTTAAATTAGACACGCTGATGGCTCTATTTAGTATAGGAAAGATTCCAACAGGTTCACGAGATCCTTTCGCTCTTAGAAGAGCAGCTTTGGGTATTATTAAGATTGTTCTAGCTGAAGAGATCCCTTTTGACGTCTCAAAAATTTTTGAAGAGTTAAAAGATGAGTATAAAGAGTTTGATACCAAAATATTGGAAGAGTTTTTTATAGAGAGGATATATCACTCTTTCGATGTGAATCCTTCCGTCGTAAAAGCCGTAATAGGGAGCGGAGAGAGAGATATTTTAGAGATTGCCAAAAAGATAGAGGCTTTAAAAAGCATAGTTGAGAGTGATGATTTCAAAGAGATTTTTACCACTTTTAAAAGAGTTGCGAATATCGTAAAAGATGTAGATATTGAAAAAGAGACAACAGTTAAAGAGACTCTTTTTGAAAGCAAATATGAACATGAGCTTTGGGATAGTTTTAATGAAATTTTGAAAAAAGATTATGATAGATATGAGTCTAAACTAGATGCTCTTTTTGGATTAAAACCGGTTATTGACAGATTTTTTGATCACGTTTTAGTAAACGTAGATGAGGAAAAGATAAAAAACAATCGAAAAAATCTAATCGCCTCAATCTATAAAGAGTTTAAAAAGATAGCTGATATCAAGGAGATATCGATTTAAATTTACTTAATTAGAGGTTGTTGTGATTTATGATTTTATAGTCATTGGAGCCGGTAGTGCTGGTGCTCATACCGCTTACTTTTTGAAAAAAGGCGGAGCCAAAGTTTTAGTATTGGAACAAAATGAAATAGCAAGCGGAGGTAGCGGAGCCGCCGGTGCTTTTATATCTCCTAGACTAGGGCGTGGAGGCCCTCTTCAAAAAGTTACCAACGAAGCTTTCAGATTTAGCGTAGATTTTTATAAAAAAAATTTCTCGCACCTTTTTCATCAAACGGGTATATTAAGAGTTCCAAAAGATGATGAGGATGCTAAAAAATTTGAAGAGTATAAAAAGTTTTTAGACGTAGAGCATACTATACTCTCTTCTGATGAGATAGAGGATTTAAAAGATTATGCAAAAAAATTTGGAGGTATCTTTTTTAAAGATGGAGGCGTAATAAATGCTAAAAATCTTTGTGAAGAGCTCTTAAAAGATATCGATGTAAAATGCGCTATCTTGGTAAAAGAGTTGAAAAAAGAGGATAATTTTTTTAATGTGGAAGGATTTAAAGGTAAAAGTGTAATCTTAGCTACCGGAGCTTGGGACGAACTTTTAAATGAGAGTTATATCAAGATTGGCAAAGTAGCCGGGATCAGGTTTGACGTTAAAAGCTCTTTAAATCTCCCATACTCGGTGCATAAAAAGATATCCATATCGAAGAAAATAGAAGATAAAATCGTTATAGGCGCAACCCATAAAAGATTGGAAAATATAAATCAAAACTTTTGTAGGCCTGATGGCTCTTTACTGCAAGAGGCAAAGAAAATGGCGGAATTTGAAGAGATAGAACTTTTGCAGATGTATTGCGGTGTAAGATCTAGCGTTAATGATCATCTACCTATCGTAGGAGAGTTGATAGATTTAAAAGAGGCGTTAAAACTTTTTAAAGGTGTGAAAAAAAAGCCGAAAAAAAGTGAGTTACCGAGAGAAAAAGGAGTTTATATTATAAATGGATTTGGAGGTAGAGGTTTTGTTTTTGGTCCCTACTTGGCTAAAATATTATCAGATTTTATAATTAACTCTAAAGAGATAGATGAAAGGGTCGATATGGACAGATATTTTTACAGATTTTTAAAGAGGCTTAAATGAAAGCTATAGTTCTTTTAAATATGGGCGGTCCAAATAGTTTGGAAGAGGTAGAACTATTTTTAAAAAATATGTTTAACGATCCAAATATATTACCGATCAAAAATGAGCTTTTAAGAAAATTGGTAGCTTTTATGATAACATTTTCTAGAAAAAAAGAGGCTAGAACAAACTATGAAAAACTTGGAGGAAAAAGTCCTTTAAACCTTTATACGAAGAAGCTTATCGAAAAACTTTCAAAGTATCTGCCACAACTTTATATAACGGCTGCTATGAGATATACTCCTCCCTTTGCCAAAGAGGCTATAAAAGAGCTTATATCAAGAGGTGTAGATGAAGTTTTCTTGATCCCCTTGTATCCTCAATATTCGAAAACTACAGTTAAATCCTCATTAGAGGATTTTTACAATACCGCAAAAGGTTACGGTTTTCACGCTAGATTTCACGATATCTCAAATTTTTACAAAAATAGACTCTATAATGAAGCTATTATAGAGAAGATTGAAGAGACTTTAAAAGATGATGAAGCAAATGAGTTTGATCTGATCTTTTCGGCTCACTCTCTACCAAAAAAGATTATCAAAAGCGGTGATCCTTACCAATTTGAAGTAGAAGAGCATGTAAATATTTTAAAAGAGATGTTAAAAGAGAAGGGAGTCAAATTTAAAAATGTACATCTAGCCTATCAGTCAAAATTGGGACCGGTTCAATGGTTAGAGCCTTCACTAGAAGATAAGTTAAAAGAGTTGGATAACAAAAAAGTGATTATTTATCCTATTTCATTTATACTAGACAACAGCGAAACGCTTTTTGAGCTTCATATAGAATACGCCCATATTGCAAAAGAGTTGGGATTTGAAGATTATAGAGTGGCTGAATGCGTAAATGATAGCGATAAGTTTTGTGAGGCTTTGGTAGATATATATAAAGGGATGCGATGATAAAAAAGAGACTCTTTTTTGAACCTGAAATTAAAAAGGACGGTTTGGCAAAGATTGAGGAAGCTTATGAAAAGATAATAAAAGAGATGAAAGAAGGTATTTCGGGATATTACGATCTTCCCGTAAATCAAGATAGCATTGTTGAAGAAATTTACGATTTTATCTCAAAAAATCATTATTTATCAAATAATCTTATAAAAGATCTGGTAGTTATCGGTATAGGCGGATCTTCGCTTGGAACTAGAGCTATAGATACTCTTTTGAAATTTAGCCATAACAGAAATATCGTAAATATACATTTTTTAGAAAATTTAGATCCACTTTATCTAACAAACAGTATCAAAAAGATAGATCTAAGTAGAGCTTTCATAGTAGTTATATCAAAATCTGGAACGACTATAGAGACTATCTCTATAACAAAGTATATCTTCTCATTGATGCAAGATCCTATAAAGGGACTTGATCTTGAACATAAAATAGCCGTTATAACCGATAAAGACTCTCCTTTGGATAGACTTGCAGTTGAGAGGGGCTGGAAAACGTTTCATATACCAAAAAATGTAGGCGGAAGATTTTCGGTTTTGTGTCCCGTAGGACTTTTCCCCTTAGCTGTTTTGGGGTATGACGTTAGAGAGCTTTTAGAGGGTGCAAAAATAATGAGGGATGAGTTTTTAACACAAGGTACAAAACTTTTAATGTTTAAAAAAGCTTACTATTATTACAAAAATAGAAAAAAGAAAAATATAAATATTCTTTTTTCTTACTCTTCTATGTTTGAAGCGTTTAACAAGTGGTATATACAGCTTTGGGGAGAGAGTCTTGGCAAAAAAAGAAAAGATACAGAAAGAGTTGGACTTACACCTATAGGTCTTATAGGCTCCATCGATCAGCACTCCTTTTTGCAACTAATAGTTGAAGGACCAAAAGATAAAACGGTAACCTTTTTAAAGCTTAAAAACTTTGAACTACCTATTACAGTGCCTCATATCTCTTTGCCATATCTCGAAACTACCGATTTTGTAAATGGCAGAAGATTTCAAACTATTATCAATACTCAGTGCGATGCAACTATGGAGTCCATAATGGAGGCTGATGTTCCAGTTGATCTTATTGAGATAAACGAACTTAACGAAAATAGTGCCGGATATTTGATCTACTACTTTGAGTTGCTAACTTCTGCGGTGGGAACAATGCTTGATATTGATACTTACAATCAGCCGGGAGTAGAAAAAGGAAAGCAAAAGCTAAAAATTAAATTATCGAAGTAGTTGTATTTTAGTCGT
This Nitrosophilus labii DNA region includes the following protein-coding sequences:
- the rpoD gene encoding RNA polymerase sigma factor RpoD; this encodes MAATKTTTSKTKNLNKKLEELFEEHKNSNLTYEKVVEAFDKQPTLAQAKKVKSLTDKYNVKLITSAEAAKLLNIEEKEKKEEAKKSLSEEELAEEFDLMKEKELLEWSRSDSPVRMYLREMGQIPLLTKEEEIELSKKIEIGEDIILDAICSIPYLIDFILDYKEPLINRERRVKELFKSFEEEDENEDSDESAEDKQNSKRTKREKKVIEAFKALEKAKKDWLKVRDKEVPKDASDEEKLYHQLLLTYKKKILKEKLMELGPTSKLINELVKSIETALKSDEGFEKELKRLEYKLPLFNEHLRENHRKILKNITNMSKEDIAAAVPEATMVSTYMDIKKLFLAKEASKKGFNLEPEKLQEILEQIKRGKKISEEAKTRMAKSNLRLVVSIAKRYTNRGLPFLDLIQEGNIGLMKAVDKFEYKKGYKFSTYATWWIRQAISRAIADQARTIRIPIHMIETINRINKIIRKHLQETGKEPDVETIAKEVGLSVDKVKNVIKITKEPISLEAPIGSDEDGKFGDFIEDKSTVNPLEAILKEDLKHQIEDVLDQLNEREKAVIRMRFGLMPDESDRTLEEIGKELNVTRERVRQIESSAIKKLKHPKVGKKLKNYIEE
- a CDS encoding 3-isopropylmalate dehydratase small subunit encodes the protein MNIITGKVWKFGDNIDTDLIIAARYLTTSDPHELAKHVMEDADPEFAKKMNPGDIIVAGENFGCGSSREHAPIALKAAGVAAVVAKSFARIFYRNAFNMGLPIFELKDSDKINEGDLISIDMDKGIIKDVNKNIEYKFSPIPPFMQELLACGGLINYAKAEMLKKGE
- the leuB gene encoding 3-isopropylmalate dehydrogenase, encoding MRKYKIAVIKGDGIGPEIVDEAIKVLDAVSVKEGFELSYKEYLMGGAAYDVFGDPLPEETVEGAKNADAILFGAIGGEKWDSLPRDKRPETGLLKLRKALGVYANLRPVTVYDELINASTLKPEVIKGVDLLVVRELIGGIYFGQPRAFEEDRAYNTMVYTKAEIERIAKIAFEIAQKRRLKVTSVDKANVLEVSQLWRETVEEVAKDYPEVTLEHMYVDNAAMQLVRDPKQFDVILTGNIFGDILSDEASMLSGSIGLLPSASVGDKHGLYEPIHGSAPDIAGQGIANPIATIASASMMLRYQVGEDKAADRIDRAIKRVLKEGYRTKDLSGFDAKEIVTTNEMGSLIAQYASED
- a CDS encoding CCA tRNA nucleotidyltransferase, encoding MLPKIKNGELFPDYETFLPKNLQKEIGFLKDFFKPYTDRVYLVGGAVRDMIRKRYHKENIEIVDLDIEVYGVDKTFFESLMQKLNAKGVGKSFFVYKYKENIDISLPRVESKIGKGHKGFKVELAKSEKEASRRRDFKMNALMLNIFDGKILDFWGGIEDIFKKRISIIDEEKFKEDSLRVLRAMQFSARFGYKIEKKSCEIMKDIELNDLSSERIFWEFEKMFKAKNLHFGLYYLLVLGIFKKIFNLEPNRDFFFRTAFELAKNRHLFEKEIYKFYFLYIIGKNLHKNFFYFLDILKTPNEYYKIFKRQKHLPRSRSDRFLVALSIIYPLKNWLGNYKEDVKIRAKKLGFWDRSFDGGIYPKELLKKGFIGKELGTELKRRRLDMIRKNFKGKE
- the purU gene encoding formyltetrahydrofolate deformylase; amino-acid sequence: MRNYRVLIDCKDEKGLVFKVSKIFFENSLNIEKNDEFVDKTNGKFFMRSEVSGKIDKNLLENSLKEALPAEANIKVIEPRRKKIVLMATKESHVLGDILIRHYDGELEADIVAVISNYDILRPLVEKFGIDYFHVPVETLQRSEHEEKILALLEMFEKIDYIVLAKYMRILTPDFVQKYENKIINIHHSFLPAFIGANPYKQAYDRGVKIIGATAHFVNNNLDEGPIIAQDVIHVDHTYSWQDMRNAGRDVEKVVLAKALKLALEDRIFVYANKTVIF
- a CDS encoding tRNA (cytidine(34)-2'-O)-methyltransferase, producing MFNIVLVNPQIPPNTGNIGRLCVNTNSTLHLVKPLGFDISEKAVKRAGLDYWEKLDLVIWESLEEFYKENKKYLDRFFFATTKSKKPYFEVTFKPGDFLIFGSETKGLPMEFMRKNWQNAITIPMCENGRSLNLSVSVGIILYEAIKQNIDSFCGH
- a CDS encoding ribbon-helix-helix domain-containing protein; the encoded protein is MLCIRVDKELEQKIETFSKEFNITKSKLVKEAIKEYLSKKTPYELGKKYFGKYGSGEKDLSTTYKSKIKEKIYGKNHNR
- a CDS encoding type II toxin-antitoxin system VapC family toxin is translated as MEKIIIDSGTIIALFDKNDKFHKKVLDFLKDFKGKLYSTWPVITEVSHILDFNLQVQIDFLKWVSIGGIEIVSLDNEDLINIINYMEKYLDVPMDLADSSLIVLSNKLNIDKILTIDRDFYIYRNSKKIHLVNVLEQCKG
- the glyS gene encoding glycine--tRNA ligase subunit beta, coding for MLKPLLIEIGVEELPALPFLKELPNIEKKWEKILEENSLVCEFEFFYTPRRLVLWHPKFPVKQPDFEEELYGAPIEIAFKDSEPTKAALSFAKKCGVDVASLGRAQKGNKEVLYYKRTIKGKEAKELFEDMIVKWLKSLNFGKAMRWGSLKEEFIRPIRWAIVNLEKEFFEYKIYGINSSNFTYSHRSVTMDKIELKDAKDYFEKLEKNGVILYQDKRYEKILQEFEELEKNESIHIEKDEELLDEVVAITEYPTALKGEFEEQFLELPPEVIITSMKGHQRYFPIFKNGSLYNGFVVVSNAKTDDFSLVVKGNERVLRARLSDALFFWENDLKKGLDPEGLKDVTFMDELGSLFDKELRELKVALTLFEKYKNRLIEQTSLNEGELKALIERAVMLSKADLLTEMVYEFTELQGVMGYYYALKQKEDELVALAIKEQYYPKGEDSELPTTLFTSLISISVKLDTLMALFSIGKIPTGSRDPFALRRAALGIIKIVLAEEIPFDVSKIFEELKDEYKEFDTKILEEFFIERIYHSFDVNPSVVKAVIGSGERDILEIAKKIEALKSIVESDDFKEIFTTFKRVANIVKDVDIEKETTVKETLFESKYEHELWDSFNEILKKDYDRYESKLDALFGLKPVIDRFFDHVLVNVDEEKIKNNRKNLIASIYKEFKKIADIKEISI